One segment of Macrotis lagotis isolate mMagLag1 chromosome 1, bilby.v1.9.chrom.fasta, whole genome shotgun sequence DNA contains the following:
- the CHST8 gene encoding carbohydrate sulfotransferase 8 has product MRLVLMFACVVLFGTAGLVVFMHLQDPVEIIPQQTPGVKYNAQRHRNDCPPGSSQDGRVMGRKAGTSAKVTSQSSPGPGAREQEQQLNGLVVLVRDQAKPGPEGGRVQLRQRRRRLLIKKTPIVIALNSSSITLAHLGPQDAGAPEGHWHRLYQVQRERKKIMRDTCAKYKSNSRRVITPYHVSRIFVEDKYRVLYCEVPKAGCSNWKRVLMVLSGLASSTRDIQHNTVHYGNTLKRLDGFDRQGISHRLNTYTKMLFIREPFERLVSAFRDKFEHPNSYYHPVFGKAILARYRVNATREALRTGSGVRFSEFIQYLLDVHRPVGMDIHWDHVNRLCSPCLIDYDFVGKFESMEEDANFFLRLIGAPRNLTFPRFKDRHSNEERTTTRIAHHYFAQLSPLQRQRTYDFYYMDYLMFNYSKPFDDLY; this is encoded by the exons gAGTGAAGTATAATGCTCAGCGCCACCGAAAT GACTGTCCACCAGGCAGCAGCCAGGATGGGAGAGTGATGGGACGTAAAGCAGGAACCTCAGCAAAGGTCACTTCGCAGAGTTCCCCAGGCCCAGGGGCACGGGAGCAGGAGCAGCAGCTGAATGGCCTGGTCGTTCTAGTGAGAGACCAAGCAAAGCCTGGGCCTGAGGGGGGCCGTGTCCAGCTCCGGCAACGTCGCAGGAGGCTTCTCATCAAGAAGACACCGATTGTCATTGCTCTGAACAGCTCCTCCATCACCCTGGCTCATTTGGGCCCCCAGGATGCAGGAGCTCCAGAGGGTCACTGGCATCGTCTCTATCAGGTACAGCGTGAGAGGAAGAAGATTATGCGGGATACATGTGCCAAATACAAGAGCAACAGTCGCAGAGTCATCACACCCTACCACGTGTCCCGCATCTTTGTGGAGGACAAGTACCGAGTTCTATACTGCGAAGTGCCAAAGGCCGGCTGCTCCAACTGGAAGCGGGTCCTCATGGTCCTCAGTGGGCTAGCCTCTTCCACCCGGGACATCCAACACAATACTGTGCATTATGGCAACACGCTGAAGAGATTGGATGGCTTCGACCGCCAGGGCATCTCTCACCGTCTCAATACCTACACCAAGATGCTGTTCATCCGGGAACCTTTTGAGAGATTAGTCTCTGCCTTCCGGGATAAATTTGAGCACCCCAATAGCTACTATCACCCTGTTTTTGGCAAGGCCATTCTTGCCCGGTATCGTGTGAATGCTACCCGGGAGGCTTTGAGGACGGGCTCTGGCGTGAGGTTCTCTGAATTCATCCAGTATCTGCTGGATGTGCACCGACCCGTGGGCATGGACATCCACTGGGACCATGTAAACAGACTGTGCAGCCCTTGTCTCATTGACTATGATTTTGTGGGCAAGTTTGAGAGCATGGAAGAAGATGCCAACTTCTTCCTGCGCCTCATTGGTGCTCCCCGGAATCTGACCTTCCCCAGGTTCAAAGATAGGCACTCCAATGAGGAGCGGACCACCACAAGGATTGCCCACCACTACTTTGCCCAGTTGTCCCCCCTGCAGAGACAGCGCACCTATGACTTTTACTACATGGATTACTTGATGTTCAATTATTCTAAACCCTTTGATGACCTGTATTGA